In a genomic window of Lycium ferocissimum isolate CSIRO_LF1 chromosome 9, AGI_CSIRO_Lferr_CH_V1, whole genome shotgun sequence:
- the LOC132029583 gene encoding serine/threonine-protein kinase Aurora-2-like, with amino-acid sequence MGIATENQPHKNFQLLQTSSEASSDGDKKRWTLNDFDIGKPLGRGKFGHVYLAREKRSNHIVALKVLFKTQLKQSQVEHQLRREVEIQSHLRHPNILRLYGYFYDQKRVYLILEYAAKGELYKELQKCKYFSERRAATYVASLARALMYCHGKHVIHRDIKPENLLVGAQGELKIADFGWSVHTFNRRRTMCGTLDYLPPEMVESVEHDASVDIWSLGILCFEFLYGMPPFEAKEHSDTYRRIIQVDLKFPAKPVVSSAAKDLISQMLVKDSSQRLPLKKVLEHPWLVQNADPSGVYKG; translated from the exons ATGGGGATCGCAACAGAAAATCAACCACACAAG AATTTTCAACTTCTGCAGACGTCGTCAGAGGCATCATCAGACGGTGATAAAAAGAGGTGGACACTTAATGATTTTGACATTGGGAAGCCTCTTGGAAGAGGAAAGTTTGGTCATGTTTATCTAGCTAGGGAAAAAAGG AGCAATCATATTGTCGCGTTAAAAGTGCTGTTCAAGACCCAGCTAAAACAGTCCCAGGTTGAGCATCAGCTTCGTCGCGAAGTTGAAATACAAAGCCACCTTCGCCATCCAAATATTCTGAGGCTTTACGGTTACTTTTATGACCAG AAACGTGTGTATTTGATCCTGGAATATGCTGCCAAGGGTGAACTCTATAAGGAGCTGCAGAAATGCAAATATTTTAGTGAAAGACGTGCCGCAACT TATGTTGCATCGTTGGCCCGAGCCCTCATGTACTGTCATGGGAAGCACGTAATACACAGAGACATTAAGCCGGAGAATCTTTTGGTTGGTGCACAG GGTGAACTCAAAATTGCAGACTTTGGATGGTCAGTGCATACCTTTAATCGAAGACGGACTATGTGCGGGACTCTagactatttgccacccgagatGG TGGAAAGTGTGGAGCATGATGCAAGTGTGGACATTTGGAGCCTTGGTATCCTATGCTTTGAGTTTCTGTACGGGATGCCCCCATTTGAAGCAAAGGAACACTCGGACACATATAGAAG GATTATACAAGTGGATCTCAAATTTCCTGCAAAACCAGTTGTCTCATCAGCTGCCAAGGACCTCATTAGTCAG ATGCTTGTAAAGGATTCTTCCCAACGTCTGCCCCTGAAAAAGGTACTTGAGCATCCTTGGCTTGTGCAGAATGCTGATCCTTCAGGCGTTTATAAGGGATGA